A single Fundidesulfovibrio terrae DNA region contains:
- a CDS encoding NifB/NifX family molybdenum-iron cluster-binding protein, whose amino-acid sequence METTIVAVPSVMPGGLDSQVGEHFGHCEIYTLVEVGVSEVVSVATLPNVPHEHGGCMAPVQHLAGRGVKALIAGGMGMRPLMGFKQLGIDVYHGGNAASVAQAVQAFLDGKLQRFSTEFTCRGCS is encoded by the coding sequence ATGGAAACGACAATCGTGGCGGTGCCTTCGGTCATGCCCGGCGGCCTGGATTCCCAGGTCGGCGAGCATTTCGGGCACTGCGAAATCTACACCCTGGTCGAGGTCGGCGTATCAGAGGTGGTGTCGGTCGCCACCTTGCCCAACGTCCCCCACGAGCACGGCGGCTGCATGGCCCCGGTGCAGCACCTGGCGGGCCGGGGCGTCAAGGCGCTCATCGCCGGGGGCATGGGCATGCGCCCGCTCATGGGGTTCAAGCAGTTGGGCATCGACGTCTACCACGGCGGCAACGCGGCCAGCGTGGCCCAGGCGGTCCAGGCCTTTCTCGACGGGAAGCTCCAGCGGTTCTCCACCGAGTTCACCTGCCGCGGCTGCTCCTGA